In the genome of Cryptomeria japonica chromosome 8, Sugi_1.0, whole genome shotgun sequence, one region contains:
- the LOC131055397 gene encoding probable LRR receptor-like serine/threonine-protein kinase At1g51880 yields the protein MNGISKTIVFLAVLVSDLFSTSSWAETTKLLDCSTSSAVNCFSFIYLHNVTETINSVASRLKISAHDIMPFNVADYLAKIPCSCSNFLGNRGFSYRMSYTVQSSDVDLQEISDKYFVRTACTGNQSRLLNVGDKVELALGCGCPIPGWESIVAYLVLHGDLLFPITSKFRSNLDAIVKLNNIPDMDVIVSGWVYFIPYQEEKGHHHRGIVMEVSVSLAGTIVLLLLLIIAFYYACRKRGSSLTQTSAYINDGQSQYLGEETKQEHQLEEGLSASPNLTYEEIIQMKGYCEQSYKIGQGSFGKVYRGNLKDKDVAIKKIGQTSKDSKRLVEKEVRLLHGKEHKNLVNLIALCTEENKFYLVYEYVNGCTLDEYLERKFFNSFSELKAMSEGHVDWEGTHKSTERITGTRGYWSPEYCFNHNLSYKNDIYSFGIVVLEVITGQRHVDNARGSNQFHIPEYLRYMIANNRFEQALDERLKGDCRSESDLTNALAVAQLALKCADKDKEERPDMDCVMRELCFMRSQNTEKGYPETVH from the exons ATGAATGGAATCTCAAAAACCATTGTTTTTCTTGCAGTTTTAGTTTCAGATTTGTTCTCCACGTCATCTTGGGCTGAGACAACCAAACTCCTTGATTGCTCTACTTCATCTGCTGTCAATTGTTTTTCTTTCATTTATCTTCATAATGTTACTGAAACCATCAATTCTGTTGCATCCAGGCTCAAAATTTCTGCCCATGATATCATGCCCTTTAATGTTGCTGATTATTTGGCCAAAATTCCTTGCTCTTGCTCCAATTTTTTGGGTAATCGCGGATTCTCTTACAGGATGAGCTATACAGTGCAATCTTCTGATGTAGACTTACAAGAGATTTCTGATAAATACTTTGTCCGTACTGCGTGCACAGGTAATCAATCCAGATTATTAAACGTGGGTGATAAAGTAGAGTTAGCTCTGGGTTGTGGATGTCCTATTCCTGGATGGGAATCTATTGTTGCTTATTTAGTTCTCCATGGTGATTTGCTTTTTCCAATAACTTCTAAATTTCGCTCCAACCTGGATGCGATAGTGAAGCTCAACAACATACCAGATATGGATGTGATAGTGAGTGGCTGGGTATACTTTATCCCTTATCAAGAGG AAAAGGGGCACCATCATAGAGGAATAGTAATGGAAGTTTCTGTCTCCCTTG CTGGGACAATCGTACTGCTACTCTTGTTGATAATTGCTTTTTACTATGCCTGCCGCAAAAGAGGTTCCTCTTTAACTCAGACTTCAGCATATATAAACGATGGGCAATCTCAGTATTTGGGAGAAGAGACAAAACAGGAACACCAGTTGGAGGAAGGTCTATCTGCCTCGCCAAATCTTACATATGAAGAGATAATTCAAATGAAAGGTTATTGTGAGCAGTCATACAAAATTGGGCAAGGAAGCTTTGGAAAAGTGTACAGGGGCAATCTGAAAGACAAAGATGTGGCTATAAAGAAAATAGGACAAACAAGCAAAGATAGCAAAAGATTAGTTGAGAAAGAAGTGAGACTTCTCCATGGGAAGGAGCATAAAAATCTAGTTAATCTAATCGCATTGTGTACTGAAGAAAACAAATTTTATTTGGTGTATGAATATGTTAATGGTTGCACTCTGGATGAATACTTAGAGAGAAAATTCTTCAATTCCTTCTCTGAGTTGAAAGCAATGTCTGAAG GGCATGTGGACTGGGAAGGCACCCACAAATCCACTGAGAGAATAACAGGTACTAGAGGATATTGGTCTCCAGAATATTGCTTCAACCACAATCTCTCCTACAAGAATGATATTTACAGTTTTGGTATTGTGGTGTTGGAGGTTATAACAGGGCAGAGGCATGTTGATAATGCACGAGGCTCCAACCAGTTCCATATTCCAGAGTACTTACGCTACATGATTGCCAACAATCGTTTTGAACAAGCTTTGGATGAAAGGCTCAAAGGGGATTGCAGGAGTGAGTCTGATTTGACGAATGCTTTGGCTGTAGCACAGTTAGCCCTCAAATGTGCAGACAAGGACAAGGAGGAGAGGCCTGATATGGATTGTGTGATGAGAGAACTCTGCTTTATGAGAAGTCAAAATACTGAAAAAGGGTATCCTGAGACAGTCCATTGA
- the LOC131055395 gene encoding uncharacterized protein LOC131055395, with amino-acid sequence MGERLMQVQLRSFCLADVDDFYEWASDEEVTRFMTWEPFKSKQQEREYVANVVIPHPWFKAICIQGSNKAIGHIMLKQGSGMNSCRAEMGYAISREYWKMGVTTQAVITALKIGSKELQGITRMEALVLPENVASARVLEKAGFIKEGLLRNYVYLKGSLRDRLLFSFVVASLNH; translated from the coding sequence ATGGGTGAGAGGCTAATGCAAGTGCAACTGAGGAGCTTCTGTCTGGCTGACGTGGATGATTTCTATGAATGGGCAAGTGATGAAGAGGTTACACGCTTTATGACTTGGGAGCCCTTCAAATCTAAGCAACAGGAAAGAGAGTATGTTGCAAACGTGGTGATTCCTCACCCTTGGTTTAAGGCCATTTGTATCCAAGGAAGTAATAAGGCCATTGGCCATATTATGCTTAAACAAGGAAGTGGAATGAACAGTTGCAGAGCAGAGATGGGGTATGCCATCTCTAGGGAGTACTGGAAAATGGGTGTCACCACTCAAGCTGTCATCACTGCACTCAAAATTGGCTCGAAGGAATTGCAAGGAATAACGAGGATGGAAGCTCTGGTTCTCCCAGAGAATGTTGCCTCGGCAAGAGTGCTGGAGAAGGCAGGGTTTATCAAGGAGGGTCTGCTACGTAACTATGTTTATCTGAAAGGAAGCCTCAGGGACCGTTTACTCTTTAGCTTTGTCGTCGCCTCACTTAACCACTGA